From Ammospiza caudacuta isolate bAmmCau1 chromosome 15, bAmmCau1.pri, whole genome shotgun sequence, a single genomic window includes:
- the TP53RK gene encoding EKC/KEOPS complex subunit TP53RK has protein sequence MAAAQMEAGGARSVVAGAAGAAAMGDVGPVGPATAELGTAGPAADGAECGAGDALVAEEPPTPPALPGLRLVQQGAEAHVYRGLFLGRAAVAKLRVPKRYRHPALEERLSRRRMAQEARSLLRCRRAGIPAPAVYFVDYVTNSIYLEDIVDSITVQDHIYSVQKSGSDASGLHKLAEKMGELLARMHDEDIIHGDLTTANLLLRPPTENLDLVLIDFGLSFISGLPEDKGVDLYVLEKAFISTHPDTEAMFQALLKTYAATSKKSGPVIKKLDEVRLRGRKRSMIG, from the exons ATGGCGGCGGCCCAGATGGAGGCGGGCGGTGCGCGTTCGGTCGTGGCGGGGGCCGCGGGCGCTGCCGCCATGGGCGACGTGGGGCCCGTAGGCCCCGCCACGGCCGAGCTGGGGACCGCAGGCCCCGCCGCGGACGGTGCGGAGTGCGGGGCGGGCGACGCCCTGGTGGCGGAGGAGCCGCCGACGCCGccggcgctgccggggctgcggctGGTGCAGCAGGGCGCTGAGGCGCACGTGTACCGCGGGCTCTTCCTCGGCCGGGCCGCCGTGGCCAAGCTCCGCGTCCCGAAGCGCTACCGACACCCCGCGCTGGAGGAGCGCCTCAGCCGGCGCCGCATGGCCCAGGAGGCGCGCTCGCTGCTGCGGTGCCGGCGGGCAG GGATTCCAGCGCCAGCGGTCTACTTCGTGGATTATGTCACCAACTCCATCTACCTTGAAGATATTGTAGACTCAATTACTGTTCAGGATCATATTTATTCTGTACAAAAGAGTGGAAGTGATGCCAGCGGCCTCCATAAGTTAGCAGAGAAGATGGGTGAGCTGTTAGCAAGGATGCACGATGAGGATATTATCCACGGGGACCTCACAACTGCCAATCTCCTCCTGAGGCCACCCACGGAGAACCTGGACCTGGTGTTGATAGACTTTGGACTCAGTTTTATTTCAGGCCTTCCAGAGGATAAAGGTGTTGATTTGTATGTTCTGGAAAAAGCCTTCATTAGCACTCATCCGGATACTGAAGCAATGTTCCAAGCTCTGCTAAAGACCTACGCAGCCACGTCTAAAAAATCAGGTCCTGTGATCAAAAAGCTGGATGAGGTTCGGCTAAGGGGAAGGAAGAGATCCATGATTGGGTAG